Below is a genomic region from Macadamia integrifolia cultivar HAES 741 unplaced genomic scaffold, SCU_Mint_v3 scaffold_157A, whole genome shotgun sequence.
aactaaatatggaatgatttaaagTTAATGTTATAGTCACATGAGGTAATgattagaaaattttctctcttttNNNNNNNNNNNNNNNNNNNNttactttatttttatttcaacattttttccctttattattatttttttaattgcgtgggttgtttatttttagttatttaattatttaattataattgtgtgacttgcgtctttaaattcttagatgacgaatggttaggacgttattttaaatacatatatttaggacggtaattagaattagatcacaaccattaatcagttcactttcgcattattaaaagaaataaaaaataaagtggctgctctccctatgttcgacccgtagctacactgattcgtacgcttgtggttacattttaaatctcaaacaatataCGACGGCGTTATGAAATAAACACCCCCAATAGGATTGTATACTGCAGCATTTTCCAATAAATGCCTCCAAATACTCATATAGACGGTGGCATTTTGGAATAAATGCTGCCGTATATAATTTATAGCGACGGTTTATACAAAATGCCACCTATTGTGTTATAAAAGACGGCTTTTGCTAGAAAACGCCGTTGAAAGTTTATATTTAACGGCATCTGTAGGAAACGCCACCAAAGGCCTTCACTCAAGTGCTGCCATTGACCACTTTTTTTGTAGTGTTACCTCTATATATGGTCATTGCTTTCTATCTTTGGCATGTCTGGTTTATGTATAAATGATATATGTTTTCCTTTAAGGGAAAATATAGCTAAATCATTCCATCCTTCTGTTTTAGCCACTAAAATTTAAAGGAGTATATTTTGTTTGGTGTCATATGTTAAAATCAAGTATCTGAAAGTTCTTGAAAAATTATGAGATCTATGGACGGAAAATGGCTCTCGTCAAAAAATAGCCTTCTCTACAACAAGATAAAAGGATTTATATGATACAATGGTCTTGTGGGTTTATCTGAAACTGTTCCACCCCATTAAGAATCTGTCTCACCATCAAACAATAGGTGTATTCGGCCTGTAATTCATAGATATGCGAACAagccttttcttcattttacttggtagaaatcaattaaaaaaaacacacacacacactttttCTTGATGGGTTTGGTCTTGATTCACTCGACCTCCTTTTGTGCCTTCAAAGAATTTGCCTTAAATTTTACAGACCTTTTAATAGGAGAAAGAACCAGAAAAAACCCATGAGGATGATTTTCTTGTACTCAATTTTCTAAGGTATATTTGACTTACCACTCCACGTACCACACCACGATTACAACTTTTCTTGCCATACTTAGCTAAATCATTGAAAATCACTGCCAGAAaaatgtagcttcactttttgcatatccCTTACGAGCTTTGTTTGGTCGCAATGGAAATTTAGAGggaaagaagtgaaattttcatactaaaAAGAGaacttttataattattaatccATGCGATCCCATGTGGTTGTATAAAGTACTTAAATCTTGAGAAAATTACACAGCCCTCCCTTGGACTTTGGTCGAATTATACCCTCTTTCCTGTGTTTTGAATAGTTACATTCACCCCTGACGGCTAACAGTGTTAGTGAGGTTTTAGTTTTAAATCGTTACGTtatgcaatattttttttttcttcaatttccatATTATCCTTTCTCAATgtattttttacccttttactctttcaatacaatacaataattttttttttccatatctcctctttcttctacGATAGCCTGCATACACGAAATTGTCATTATTGATGAAATACGACGATAAATATTTCCAATCTGCAATCTTTGCAACATGAATGCAACTTTTTCCCCATGACTCTCTACCATAATTTTCATCAATTTGGATTCTAGGTTTTATAATAATGTGTTTCTCTATGTGCTAGGGTTTCTGAAATTCCTCAAATTGATCTCCTAATTAAGGTATTTTCATCAATATGAAGGAGAGCTCCTCTAGAGACTTACCTTTGCCGGACAAGAAATGTAGCAAAACCCTTAACCGTTGGCCCCTATTTGACAAACTACTTCAATTTGGGAATTTTAAGTTTGAATATGTAATGaggataaaaatgatttttagaaTTTGGATGTTTTAGTTCAAGATATATAGTAGAATAgtctttttcatttcaaaactAAAACCTCACTAACATTGCCAGCCATCAAGAGGCGGATGTAGTTGTTCAAAACACAAGAAATGTGGGTTTAATCGGACCAAAGTCCAAGTGAGAGCTATGTACATTTCTCTTAAAAATTTTATCAtgtttagtaatgatacattttacttataatttaTCCaacattttctcatttttatattacgtatatatatatagaaccccaaggggttagcgcagttggcttggaggggaTACGGTACTCCGCTTCAGGAAGTGAAGTCTGGTGATCAAACCTTCGCTGCTGCACCTAACTTATTGGGGCCACCATACGAGAGTTTTTGTCTCGAACTGACCTGGTTTTATGTGagcggtatcacagtgaccccagACACCCTGGGTatcaatataatatatatatatatatatatattacatatatAGCAAAGGggtttggatgcaaagtaaagtgaagtTTAATAATTAAAGATGGAATGATTTAAAGTTAATGTTATAGTCAcatgaggtaatgattacaaaagtttctctcttttttttttttttatttgaaaaattcaCTTCACCTTTAATTGCCCTAAATATAACGATGATACCGAATAATTAGGGGTGAGCGATGATAGACCCGTAGCTAGAATGCAGCACGCGTCCGCAAGGATTATTATCccatacaaatttttttttttttttttttggtagaacattaTCCCATACAATTAATTACAATTTAAGCAAGGTTTAGGTTATAGGTTATTTTTCAACATATTTAGAACCACTTACTGAAAGTTATTTTTTATAAGAAGAATAAATCTAATGGCATTAAAACAGTTAGATACCGGTGATCATTTTTTATAGAGGAAAATCTTTCATTGGGGCTAAGTGTAAGGCTAGCTAAGGATTTTCAGCTTCAGTTATGTAGACAGAAAGTGTGCATGATGCTCCTCTATTGGCCTATATTCTTGGGCCCCTGCatcttctcatttttttagATTGCCAACCTCTTATTTGTGCCCTCAACGGCATTGCTTCATCTTTGGATTGACCTACTTTGGCTATAGTTGATGATATTCTGTTACTTTCTTCTGACTTTTCCACATTTAATTTTCGTTTCATCCCTAGGACTATGAATAGAGAAGTTCATTTCCTCACTGTAGGGCTTTAAATTTTGACTTTCAAAAACTTGGTGGATTCATCCCATCCTTTCCtcttaaatttttctttcttcggcAAGAGGTTCTATTTtctatctaaaaaaaaacccttagaTACCTTTTCATCCACTTGATATGATTAggttatctttcttttcttttttttttctttttttttttatttttttgggtaaactgAGAAATTCACTAAAATTATATTTGAACTGCCCTGGTTCTACCCCTTGTCTTCAGTGAAGTTCTTGGTTGTACATCTCCAACAATGCCTAATGGTTTGGTGGATGTGGTTGTATGTGTTGCTGACGATCGGTTTCATCATGAAGCATTAATGGATACTTATCTTGGGGTGGATGGAGATTGCTTGTCCTTGGCTGTCTACTAATAGGGGAGGCCTTTGATAAGGCTCTTCTGACACCACTTGAGGCAGAGATGCGTGGGCTCTGTATATCAGCCAGAACCTTGCATTTGATGGTAACGGCATGGTTATCGCTAAATTGGTGACACTGGGGGAAGGgcaattttttatttgcttggtCTAATTAACAAAGGCTTATCTatgttcttcaaattttttttgatcCATGTAGATTAACTTCACCTTTGGaatatttaatatatcattAATTTAGATCCGCCTATatttaaaaaacataaaaataaaaaataaaaataaaaataaattgtcCCATCTGGGTTGCCTAGCCCGCGTTCAATGCATCCCTGCCAAGATCACCTGTTTGAGTAACCACCAGATTCATAACCGTCATTGACGCTCATCCTCCATTGTTCCTATGAATAAGTGGTAGCACCCATCAAACTCCAATGTGTGAGAGAACTCTTATTTATAGCTTAGAGTGCTACCCACGTCCAAGACAAGTATACTTCATCAAAACTCTTAGGGAACTTCTTGGCTCTAAGGGGATTGATTCGCTTTGGCTAGAGATGGAGGtaaaatccataaaaaaaaaaaaaaaaaaaaaaaaaaaaaaaaaaaaagaggcttgGGACAGGGGTGTGGTAGATTCCAACACTTATGGAAACCTCCACCATATTCTCTAGTGACTTTAGAagtattattttgttttttgttctttagaaACGGACTTTAGAAGTGTTTAGATGAGTGTAAAGGTAGACAAAAACGAGATATGGTCATTAGAAAGCAGAATTTGAAGATTCttcaaatctggaaattcccaGAATCTGACTTGAAAAACATTCTGGCCTGGCAcataagggtccgtttgattttgtttctagaaatgattttttcattttttctctgctcagaaatggaaaaacacacCAAAAAccttttaatttttctgtttcgtttcacttattttctgaaaaggaaataaaaatttatgcatatttctTTGTTTGGAAACAAGAAttgagaaacaagttagacttattttttctgtttctagaaacaagtgggagtacaaaaattgtaaaaaacccgatacttcactcaacctatccaaaccccaaaccattgTCGAAACTTATCACTATCCAAATGCGGCGATTCCACCCTAGTTGTATGAAGCTCATAGTTTCGGATTGCCTTTATCCTACTGAAGCTCATATCCATGAAGCATACCTACAACTCCAACATCATGCCTTCACTTGTGAGTTGCATTCTTACAACATCATACCTTCACTCATGTTTTGAACTCGACTACATTGTTGAAAACGttttgaaaaacagaaaaatcaaacacctttttgtaattccaaaaaatcgtttcttaatttattatttctagacacagaaacaagaGATATAAAATCAAACGGGCCAATATAGATTCTTGTGCACGTCTTCTCACATCCCATCCGTTGTCCCCATTCTCCTTTCCTCATAAATGACCTTTATGAGATGATCTGTCAACTGCCACCTATTGGTGCCAAATTGCCCACAGACATCGTGCGGGGAACCTCTCCCCTCAATAAATCGTCAACCAAATGCTTTTTTATTTGTGTGTCCAAATAGGTAGGAGCATAACAAATTTCtaattctctttttattttaatatgaattttattttgggtaaatGGGGACCAAATCACACTAAACTAAACAAACCATATAAATGATTCCTCTATCTGAGTTCTCTATATACACAATCAAACAGGTACACACGTTctgtgtcaatttttttttttggtaaattctGTGtcaatttttataatattagtaACATTAGAAGTTCATGGACGATCATTTTCAGGGTGACTTAAGACTTTTTGAGAGGATATATTATTGAAAGATCAAAATGATGAATGATAACCTTGAATCATAATCACCTCGAAAAACAATCCTCCTGTGTTCTTATAAACCAAGAaagcttcttctttcttatccTAATTAAAATAGATAAGAGATGGCAGAAGCCTTTGTGAAATCCTTTCTCCAACGATTGAGTTCTCTAATATTGCAAGAGAATGAAGCTTCTCCAGGTCTGCAAGATCAAATAAAAAAGCTGCAGAACAGACTTGAAGAGATTGGAAGCTTTCCTGGGGAAGGATGTGGCAGCAAACATGAAGATGGTTTGGTTTGCAATTGGGAGAGCGATTTGATAGAAACAATACAAAATGCAGACATTTGTACCGATCAATATGTCACCACGATTAGAAGTCAAGATGTGTCTGATCAGGAAGTCTCAATTGTGCAGTTTTGCTGTGAATTAGAGAAGATCGATGAACATCTTGCCTGAATATTTTCAGGCCAAAGGTCTCAACTCAACATGCCACCCTCATTGgaagagaaacagaaaagaaaagttctTCTGGTGAGGAATCTCTTGATCCCTTTGTATTGAATTATAGAAACTTGACTTCTTATCTCAGATACTGCTTATTCTACTGTTCTCTTTACCCTGAGATAAGTAGAGGAAAGTTGGTTAGGCTATTGGTGGCTGAAGGTATGTTGCAAAAAAAAGCAGGGGAAGTCATGGAGGATATAGCTGAAGAAAATATCAATGAACTGGTAGACCATGGAATGCTTCAAGTTCATATCGGCTTTGAGTATGAACTCAAAGTTGTTGACCCTTATCAAAGAATCTTTCAACTTAAGCTGCATCAAGGAGAAAATCTGAATTTGGCTTCAGATTCTAATTTTCCTCAGGGTTTACACATTGTTTGGATCCACTATCACGGTGAGATTGTCACAACAAGCTTGAATGATCAACCAATTCGATCATTAATTGTCATTCCAGCCAAGGGAATTTATTCTAAAGGATTAGTTCCACATGAGTATTGGTATAATGGAATTCGTGATGACCACTGGGCCTCCATTAGAAGTGCCTTGTATACCTTAAAGTTTTTGAGGGTTTTGGACTTGGAGGCTCTTAAAATCAAGAGCTTACCAGAAGAAATAGGAGATCTTATATAGTTGAGGTACCTAGGCTTAGGAAGTTCAGCACTGGATGAAATTCCAGAGAGCATAGGAAATCTTCAAAACACACAAACTTTGGATATTAGATGGCTTGGAATGCTGAGGGTATTGCCAAGTAGTGTTCTGAATCTTCTCTAGTTGAGGCACCTTTTGTTGCCAAAGAATGAAATAAAAGTCTCCACAGGTATAGGCATATTAACAAACCTCCAGAGTTAACTGCTTAATTCCTAAGACCTGGCATCATCGAAGAGTTCACTAGTTTGACTCAACTCAGAGAACTGGAATTGAATGATGTATCCCAAGAACATGCCAGTGAGCactctgcttgtattatgaatatGAGAGGACTCCTCTGTCTGACTATATTTGGTGAAGATGACAAAATGTTGCCCACATTGAACCCGTTTTCGCCCCCACTGTTTATGACAGAACTCTGCTTATGCGGGCGTCTAGTTGATCTTCCTGATTGGATCGGTTCCATGGTGAGCCTCACTAAGTTAAAATTAGGCAATTCCTTTCTACCTGAGGAAGCAATTTCTGTACTTCAGTTTCTTCCTAACTTAAACCATCTAAATTTGATTAATGCCTGCGACACCAAACAAATAGGCAAGGAGTTTCGTCTGGTGGGTGGATTTCCAAAGCTAGAGGCACTCATAATCACTTCAAAAAATCTATTTGAATGGACTGAGATCAAAAAGGAGGCATTGCCAAGCTTAGCATACCTTAACTTCCATAATTGTTCAAGATTGATGAGTCTTCCAGAAGGCTTGCAATATGTTACCACGCTAAAAGTATTGCAGATGCTTCCATTGCACCCAGATCTTGAACAGAAGTTGAAACCTGGTGGAGGCAAAGAAAATAACAAGATCAAACACATCCCCCAAAAGCATTTTTTCTCTCCATCCGCATTAACATGGgtaaaatttttctttagaaTGTAAATTGGTTTTACttttcatgcttttttttttcttctttttaagaTGGTCATTTAACA
It encodes:
- the LOC122070915 gene encoding probable disease resistance RPP8-like protein 4; translation: MNMRGLLCLTIFGEDDKMLPTLNPFSPPLFMTELCLCGRLVDLPDWIGSMVSLTKLKLGNSFLPEEAISVLQFLPNLNHLNLINACDTKQIGKEFRLVGGFPKLEALIITSKNLFEWTEIKKEALPSLAYLNFHNCSRLMSLPEGLQYVTTLKVLQMLPLHPDLEQKLKPGGGKENNKIKHIPQKHFFSPSALTWVTLE